A section of the Oscillospiraceae bacterium genome encodes:
- a CDS encoding valine--tRNA ligase, with protein sequence MPAQLPKTYDPKGVEPRIYQMWIDGNYFHSEVDWTKRSFSIVIPPPNVTGQLHLGHAFDNTIQDILVRVKRMQGYSAVWVPGTDHAGIATQIKVEENLRKEGKTRHDLGREAFVELVWEWKHLHGGRIIEQLKTLGSSCDWARERFTMDEGCSRAVREVFVRLYEKGLIYKGSRIINWCPHCTTALSDAEVEYRAQRGHLWHIRYRVAGSDEVLVVATTRPETMLGDTAVAVHPEDTRYRHLVGKTCVLPLMDRVIPIVADNYVDPAFGTGCVKITPCHDPNDFEVAARHSLEHVLVMDGTARINENGGRYRGLTREEAREAVLRDLEAGGFLAGTEDHDHNVGACYRCGTLVEPLSSSQWFVKMEPLAGPAIDVVRDGRMKFVPERFAKTYLNWMEHVRDWCISRQLWWGHRIPAFYCDDCGHVTVVREDPTVCEACRSAHIRQDEDVLDTWFSSALWPFSVFGWPNETPDLKYFYPTTVVTPGYEIIFFWVARMIFSGLEHMGDVPFHTAYIHGIVRDDQGRKMSKSLGNGIDPVEIIDTYGADALRFTMVTGNAPGSDMRFYHERCEAMRNFGNKLWNAARFVLMNLHVDTWELPEELALEDKWILSKLNRLVPDVTENIENYELGVAAQKLYDFLWDDLCDWYIELVKPRLQGSDDARRSSAEQVLVSVLTGALKLLHPFMPFITEEIWQALPHEGPALVVAEWPQPDERLNFPIEEADMERVMAAVSAVRARRAEMRVPPAKKARLLVVTTHREAFEEGRASLMKLAGCSEVEIRETPPEDMNGLVALVTDSAQLYLPLAELVRVADERARLEKERRTAEAEWTKLSAKLANKGFAAKAPAAVVEAERTRLDKLDSLLRKLSDSLAALPPEADLS encoded by the coding sequence ATGCCCGCTCAACTGCCAAAGACGTACGACCCCAAAGGCGTGGAACCACGCATCTACCAGATGTGGATAGATGGTAATTATTTCCACTCCGAGGTGGACTGGACCAAGCGGTCCTTTTCCATTGTCATCCCGCCGCCGAATGTCACCGGGCAGCTCCATCTGGGCCATGCATTTGACAACACGATTCAGGATATATTGGTGCGTGTAAAGCGCATGCAAGGGTACAGTGCCGTCTGGGTGCCGGGGACGGACCACGCGGGCATCGCCACGCAGATCAAGGTGGAGGAGAATTTGCGCAAAGAGGGCAAGACCCGCCACGACCTGGGGCGCGAGGCTTTTGTTGAACTCGTGTGGGAGTGGAAACATCTCCACGGCGGCCGCATCATCGAGCAGCTCAAGACGTTGGGGTCCTCCTGTGACTGGGCGCGGGAGCGCTTTACGATGGACGAGGGCTGTTCACGCGCCGTGCGAGAGGTCTTCGTACGTCTCTACGAAAAAGGACTCATCTACAAGGGCAGCCGCATCATCAACTGGTGCCCTCATTGCACGACGGCGCTCTCGGACGCAGAGGTGGAATACCGCGCGCAGCGCGGACATCTGTGGCACATTCGCTATCGGGTTGCCGGTTCGGACGAGGTCCTTGTCGTGGCCACGACGCGCCCCGAGACGATGCTGGGCGACACAGCCGTCGCCGTGCATCCGGAGGATACACGCTACCGCCACCTAGTGGGCAAAACCTGTGTGCTGCCGCTTATGGACCGCGTCATTCCCATCGTGGCGGACAACTATGTGGACCCGGCCTTCGGCACTGGATGTGTCAAAATCACGCCCTGCCACGATCCCAACGACTTCGAGGTGGCCGCTCGGCACAGCCTTGAACATGTACTCGTGATGGACGGAACTGCCCGCATCAATGAAAACGGCGGCCGATACAGGGGGCTGACGCGCGAGGAGGCCCGTGAGGCCGTGTTACGAGATCTTGAGGCCGGCGGCTTTTTGGCGGGTACGGAGGACCACGACCACAATGTGGGCGCCTGCTACCGTTGCGGCACGCTGGTGGAGCCGCTCAGTTCCTCGCAATGGTTTGTCAAGATGGAGCCGCTGGCGGGACCTGCCATCGATGTCGTGCGCGACGGGCGCATGAAGTTCGTTCCGGAGCGCTTTGCCAAAACCTATCTCAATTGGATGGAACACGTGCGCGATTGGTGCATCTCCCGCCAGCTTTGGTGGGGGCATCGCATCCCCGCGTTTTACTGTGACGACTGCGGCCATGTGACGGTTGTCCGTGAGGATCCGACGGTCTGTGAGGCCTGCCGCAGCGCGCACATCCGACAGGATGAGGACGTGCTGGACACCTGGTTTTCCTCGGCGCTGTGGCCCTTCTCGGTGTTCGGTTGGCCGAACGAGACGCCGGATCTCAAATATTTTTACCCCACTACCGTTGTCACGCCGGGCTATGAGATCATCTTCTTCTGGGTGGCCAGGATGATTTTCTCGGGACTCGAACACATGGGAGATGTGCCGTTCCACACGGCCTACATCCACGGCATCGTGCGCGACGATCAGGGTCGGAAGATGTCCAAGTCGCTCGGCAACGGCATCGACCCGGTGGAGATCATCGACACCTATGGTGCCGACGCGCTACGGTTTACGATGGTCACCGGCAACGCGCCCGGCAGTGACATGCGCTTTTATCACGAGCGCTGTGAGGCCATGCGCAATTTTGGCAACAAGCTCTGGAACGCCGCCCGTTTTGTTCTCATGAACCTTCATGTAGACACCTGGGAACTGCCGGAAGAACTGGCGCTGGAGGACAAATGGATTCTCTCGAAGCTCAACCGTCTCGTGCCCGACGTGACGGAGAACATTGAAAACTACGAGCTCGGTGTGGCCGCGCAGAAGCTCTACGATTTTTTGTGGGACGACCTCTGCGACTGGTACATTGAGCTGGTCAAGCCCCGCCTTCAGGGGAGCGACGATGCGCGGCGTTCCTCCGCCGAACAGGTACTGGTGTCTGTGCTCACCGGCGCGCTGAAGCTGCTCCACCCGTTCATGCCGTTTATCACGGAGGAGATCTGGCAGGCGCTGCCGCACGAGGGACCGGCGCTGGTGGTGGCCGAGTGGCCGCAGCCGGACGAGAGGCTGAACTTCCCCATCGAGGAGGCTGACATGGAACGGGTGATGGCCGCCGTCAGTGCCGTGCGCGCCCGCCGGGCGGAGATGCGCGTGCCGCCGGCCAAGAAGGCGCGACTCCTCGTGGTCACAACACACCGGGAGGCCTTTGAGGAGGGGCGGGCGTCTCTGATGAAGCTGGCCGGGTGTTCGGAAGTGGAGATCCGCGAGACGCCGCCGGAGGATATGAACGGTTTGGTGGCCCTTGTGACGGACAGCGCGCAGCTCTATCTGCCGCTCGCGGAACTGGTCCGCGTGGCCGATGAGCGCGCCCGGTTGGAAAAGGAGAGACGGACGGCCGAGGCCGAGTGGACCAAGCTCTCCGCCAAACTGGCCAACAAGGGGTTCGCGGCCAAGGCTCCGGCGGCTGTGGTGGAGGCCGAACGGACGCGGCTGGACAAATTGGACTCCCTGCTGCGCAAACTCTCCGACAGCCTGGCGGCACTCCCGCCGGAGGCCGATCTCTCATAG
- a CDS encoding bifunctional folylpolyglutamate synthase/dihydrofolate synthase, with product MKTMTYEEALDYLHGVQRFGSKPGLQRVEALLAVLGHPERSLRFVHVAGTNGKGSTAAMVESILRTAGYRTGFFVSPFVEDFRERAQVGGAWLSKDEWAARLSGVRAAAAEVTAAGGPQATEFELLTALTLHCFADHGCDIVVLEVGLGGRFDATNAIPPPDVAVLTPISRDHMEYLGETLASIAFEKCGIVKRGCHVVTGVGQPPEAMAVIRACCERTETPLWAPDEAQLRIQETGLAGTRFTYRGQALSVPLMGVHQVQNALTACEAVRALTARGWAISAETVARGLAAVRWGGRLEIVRETPLCVIDGAHNAAKTEALARALDTLFAGRRRVIVMGMSADKETALCAGHIAARSDVFIATQYKNPRALPAEEMARQAAPHCAHVEVYPDPGAACARALALCGPQDLLLVCGSLYLLGDAKRSLTERIQVK from the coding sequence ATGAAAACGATGACGTATGAGGAGGCGCTGGACTATCTGCATGGGGTCCAGCGCTTCGGTTCCAAACCGGGGCTTCAGCGGGTGGAGGCCCTGCTGGCGGTACTCGGACATCCGGAGCGGTCATTGCGCTTTGTCCATGTGGCCGGTACCAACGGGAAGGGTTCGACTGCCGCGATGGTCGAGAGTATCCTGCGGACGGCGGGGTACAGGACGGGTTTTTTTGTGTCGCCCTTTGTAGAAGATTTCCGAGAACGCGCGCAGGTGGGCGGTGCGTGGCTGTCGAAGGACGAGTGGGCTGCCCGGCTGTCTGGCGTCCGGGCCGCGGCTGCGGAAGTCACGGCGGCCGGTGGGCCGCAGGCGACGGAGTTTGAGCTGCTCACCGCGTTGACGCTGCACTGTTTTGCCGACCATGGCTGTGATATCGTCGTGCTGGAGGTGGGCCTCGGCGGGCGTTTTGATGCGACAAACGCAATCCCGCCGCCGGATGTGGCCGTGCTCACGCCGATCTCGCGCGACCACATGGAGTACTTGGGCGAGACGCTCGCGTCCATCGCGTTCGAGAAGTGCGGCATCGTCAAGCGCGGCTGTCATGTTGTCACCGGCGTCGGGCAGCCGCCCGAGGCGATGGCGGTCATCCGCGCATGCTGCGAGCGAACGGAGACGCCCCTGTGGGCGCCGGACGAGGCGCAGCTGCGCATACAGGAGACCGGCCTGGCTGGCACCCGCTTCACTTATCGGGGGCAGGCGCTGTCCGTGCCGCTGATGGGAGTGCACCAGGTGCAAAACGCCCTCACCGCCTGCGAGGCGGTGAGGGCGCTGACGGCGCGTGGCTGGGCGATTTCAGCGGAGACGGTGGCTCGGGGGCTTGCCGCCGTCCGTTGGGGCGGGCGGCTGGAGATTGTGCGGGAGACGCCGCTGTGTGTGATCGACGGCGCCCACAACGCCGCGAAGACGGAGGCGCTGGCCCGGGCGCTCGACACCCTGTTTGCCGGGCGGCGTCGGGTGATCGTGATGGGTATGTCGGCGGACAAGGAGACGGCTCTCTGCGCCGGGCACATCGCCGCGCGCAGCGATGTATTCATTGCCACCCAGTACAAAAACCCACGCGCGCTGCCGGCCGAGGAAATGGCCCGGCAGGCCGCGCCCCACTGTGCCCATGTGGAAGTGTACCCGGACCCGGGCGCCGCCTGCGCTCGCGCGCTCGCACTGTGCGGGCCCCAGGATCTGCTGCTCGTCTGCGGCTCGCTCTATCTGCTCGGCGACGCCAAACGCAGCCTGACGGAAAGAATACAAGTCAAATGA